From the genome of Aspergillus oryzae RIB40 DNA, chromosome 4:
CTTCTTGCAACCCTTGCACTCCCAGATACCAACAGCCTGGCGCTTGACGGTGTTCTTACCGCAGAAGGTGCAGACGTAGCGGGCGTGCTGGGAcacttccatcttcttcacctgctTACGCAGGGAGGCACCGTATCTGTTAAATCATGTCGTCAATACATTGTCCAATTCGTCGAAAGCTCGATTTCGAATCCTTCATTTAATCGTGCGGAATAGGAACGCGATCGGCTTCATATCGATTTCTAGGCGAAAGGGCGCAAGAGCATACCTGGTACCATATTTACCCGTGATACCGACCTCTGGAATAGTATGTTAGTCTCGATTTATTTTCCAGTTATCTATTAGGCGTATTTCTCTAGGATAGAGCACTTACTCTTAGTGCGCTTGGTCATCTTGTCTCCGTGCAGCTGTTGAGGTCGAAGATGGATACAGTGCGGTAAGTCGAAATCGAGACTGAGGCTTTCAAGTGGAAGCGGTTGTGGGTGTCCAGGCTCGCTTAGGGTTCAAGTCTTGGCTTTATCACGTGATGAACATCTTTGCGAACTATGAACAATTCACAGGGCAAACCTCCACCAGTAACTACTAAGGAAAACGAATAGATTTTCTAAATACTACCTTATATTGAgacaaaagataaaaatgaGAAGTATGTCTCCACTGAAAGTCATTCTGAGCTCAAAGCATTCATAGACTCTCTCAATTCCAATTTTCGTGCCAATTTTCTACATTTTCTATCTTATCTAAATTTTGCACCAAAATCCGCTAGTCTGGCCCGCATGACATAAGAGGGGATTCAACGCAACCAAATGTCCTCGCACATTAGTAGTAGTCACTGGACCCTTGCCACATTATGTTATCAAGTCAATACTGATACCTGTGTGATGCTATGCATGTATGCCTTTTTAATTGAGCACTGGATATAAAGGCTGTACaatattcttcatcataAGACTATCCCGTACTTACTACTGCCGAACAATTCTTCGCCGCCCTAGTCACATGAACGTGAAATGACCCCATTCTACTTTTGGTTAGTCTCACGGCCGAGGCGATCATCTCACATCACTGGGCAACTATGCTTAAGCTATGTGTATCTACGCGACTACTAGTAGATCCTGTGTCCTTACTTGTTTGAAGAATACATACTTTATCTAATTGTCTGTGTAATCCATCCAATCTCAATTACCGGTGCATTCTCCCTACCTCTGACAATGGAGTCTAAGAGGGAGTTCGACCTGATCCTTCTGGGCCCGACTGGTTACACGGGTCGACTTTGTGCAGAGCACATTGTTAAGAACTTTCCCACGGGCCTAAAATGGGCTCTAGCAGGGCGTTCGCTCCAGAAGGTTGGAGATGTTGCCAAAGAACTCAAGAATCTGAACCCCGATCGCGTCGAACCAGGTACTACATGAATCTGTACTACCGTGAGAACAGCGAACATTGTTGACCTCCTATTAGAGATTCTGGCTGTGCAGCTCAATCGGGAGGAATTGCACTCACTGGCTCAGAAATGCCGTGTACTTCTTAACTGCGTTGGGCCATATCACCTGTACTCCACTCCTGTAGTCGAAGCTTGCGCTAGCAACGGAACACATTATCTTGATGTGTAAGTAAATCATTACAGTCAGGCGCTGGACGCTATGGCTAATCTGTGTAGCACTGGAGAAACGCCCTGGATCAAAAGTATCATTGAAAAATACCATGAAACTGCCAAGTCTAATGGTGCTATAGTGCGTGTCATCTCCTTATTCCCTGTTCTCATATATTGATTCCCTGACTGTTATAGATAATTCCCTCTGTTGGCGTCGAGAGTGCACCTGCAGATATGTTGTCTTGGGCCCTTGTTAAGCGTATACGTGAGGAACTTTCCTGCGACACTAAGGAAGTTACGTGCGCAATAGATGAACTGAAGTATGTCAGCCGCTCTTTGACCACTTTACCGAATACATAGTGCTAATTATGTTCCAGGTCCTCCGGTGCAAGTGGTGGTACTCTCGCCACAATCATGACTATGTTTGATACCCTCTCATTGTTCGATATACTCAAAGCAGCAGACCCGTTTGCGCTGGCCGCATCCTCGCCACCCAAGTCTATCCCCAGCGAACCACTCGCGGAAAAGGTGCTGGGAGTCCGCTCAGTCCGTGATATGGGCACTCTCACCACTGCTCCAACAGCAATCGCCGACATTACTATCGTGCATCGGAGTAGTACACTGATGCCAGAGTTCTACGGGCGTCGGTTCCATTTCAGACAGTTTCTTAGGGTGAGGAACGTGCTCATTGGTGTCGCACTTCATTTTGCCTTCGTCACCGGCTTGTTGCTTTTGCTCCTGCCCCCGGTTCGGTGGCTCttgaagaaatatatctatGCGCCCGGTAGTGGACCCCGCATGGAGGACTCAGTCAATGACCGGCTGGTATACCGTGCTGTGGCGACAGCTGATCAAGACACGCCGCATCCTAAGCGTGCACTTGGCAAGCTGAAATACGATGGAACGATGTATGTTTTCACCGGACTCTTGCTGGCAGAGGCAGCCATGACTATTCTGGAgaacgaagagaaagtgaagaaagtCTCCCGTTGTGGCCTTGTAACTCCAGCTACCTTGGGCCAGGAATTCATTGACCGTTTGGAGAAGGTTGGATGTCAAATTGAGACCGAAGTGTTCAACTATTGATGACTATCTGCGACTGTGATATTGACTTACAGTCTGATGCCTTGAGGGATTACgcccctttctttttttcttttctttctttctttttttttttttgtttaacATGCTTCCGTGTATTATTGTACTGTGCCTGCCAAATTAATGCTCCTCTAGTCAATACACATAATGAAACATCAAGCATCATCGAAACATGATCCAAACCATACAATTTTGAACAATCCCCAAATAAAACGGTAATTAATGCACATAGTCAGGACACCGTTCCCAAGCATAAAATAGCAAACAATCAAAAGATAGTAAAACAAGTCATACGAAGAACACTACAAATATATACAGCGCACCAGCGTCTGCATCTCTATATCGAAACCCATCACAACTTAAACATCCTCGGGTCACGGAATACAACCTCATCTAACCACCACGCAATTATCTCATTGACCTCTTCTGGCTTCTCCCATAGCGCCCAATGAGAGGTATTGATCTGCTTGAAGGTCATATGGGGAATAGTCTTGGTCATTCCCCTACCGAGATGTGCCGGAAGAGCCGTATCGCGGAGAGCTTGGATAAATAGCACGGGAGCAGTGATACGTTTGTTAAGGATGGCAACTTCCTCTTTGTAATTGATTTCCCGGGTTCGATACCAATTAACTAGATGTCGCTTGTTAGTCGTTTTTAACTTTTAACTTGATTGATGAATACCAGGGTAGCGTACATGGACCATGGAAACCGTTCCTCGAGAACTCCTCCGCATAGTATTCGAGTTCCTGGAAACTTTATCAGTATAACCGACCTGGGTTTATTGGTTGAGGAATAGACTGGAAATAACTTACTTCCTCGCTTAACAACTCCGAGGGAAGTACACGCGCCAACTTATCGGGCAGAATGCCCAATTCTGCATCAAACGCCATTTCGTTTTCAGGGGTCCGCCCGCCGTACATTGCGGAGAGGAATCTtttgatatcttctttggtttcaaCGTATTTATTCAGCTCTCCACTGATGAACTGTAGTTGGTAATAGAAATGAGGCGTTATTTTTTCTACCATGTCTTTGAGGGGAAAGTATCGCCTCGTTGGCGCGGCGTATGGTACACAGACGGTGATGATGTGTGTTACTAGTTCTGGGTGCCAGAGGGCTACACGGTATGCGAGAGCGGCGCCCCTATATACATCGAGATTTAGCAACTTTAACGTCAATGTCTAGACCGACAATTGAGGCCCGAGGAGAAGCATGTACATACCAATCATGTCCGGCGACAATGATCTTCGGAATACCAAGCTGGAACGCGAGTTctttgatgtcattggcgcAACTTTTGTGAGAATAATGATGTGGATCTTCTGGGGCGTCCTATTATCAGCATTGTTAGCATTGTTGTATTGTTGATATACCGGGTATGGCCCCCCGGCAATTGGCGTTCTGGTGCCTACCGTCCTCCCGTATCCTAGGCAGTCTGGCGCAATGACCCTCAGACCCATATCCGTCAGCATGGGAATCTGATACCGCCATCCCATTGACAGGTCCGGGAAGCCATGAAGCTAAAATGTGAGTTAGTCTTCGGttgttttcctctttgtcTTGTGCGTTGTTTGCAACGACAATTTGTGATACCAGTATTTCACGTACAAGAAAGATAGTCGCTCTACATACGCCTGTATCGGGCGCACTGTAGAGATAACCTGCGGGAACATATATCATCAGCTTTTATATCCCCCATCAACTAATAAGGTTTGGAGAATCGTatatcaagagaaacaagaaccTTAGACTCTCATATCTAGCTCAGGTTCAAGGCCCTGGAAAAAGGATATCCGCATACCATATGTCTTGCCGTTGATAGCAGCGAAACGGCGCTCGACTCGGAGATCGCCGGTTACATGGATCTTATCAACGATCATGATTGCAACGCAAGGGCTAAATATTGTACAGTTTCACGGGTTAATGCAAGGTAAAGAAACAACGACACCCGTGAAAAGCAGAGGGAAAATTTCTTGGTCAGGTCATCCTGTGCATACcgacttttcttttatttataGAGCTGTATGGAGACCCCCGCCAGCTGTCTGTCACGTGAACCAATGCTGATGTATGGAAAAATGAGGCTACAGGCTAAGGATTGGGCACTAGTATGAGGAAATGTTGAGGGGATCTTGGAAGACTAGTCTGATGGAAGGCGTTGTCAACCGTCATATGAGAATATGATTTGTAGTGATCTTCAGAGCCAATGCCGCTAAGTCGCGGGATAATCGATAGCCTCGGTTGTGTCCGTTAATGTACGATGCCTTAGATGCAGGAGACTCCTCCCAATGATAGCTCACATACGTACATAAAAGTCGGTgttaagaaaaaaataaataaagaaaaaatgagAGCCAACGAAAAACAAGTTTGGTATCGCCTAGCATTCAGTAAATCACTGTATCCTCCTTATCCTCGACAACCTCGCCACCGTCATCTTCAGCGCCTCGATGGACGTCTGCGTGGTCATTATTGATAGGtatattgttattattaATAGCCGTAGCATCAGATGGAGCAGCTTCAGAGTCTCTGTTATGGTTAGTCTCAGCACCCACCGCGCCAGTCTCATGGGTTGTatccttgttctctttgaATTCTGCTTCGGGTTCAGGGGCTTGGTCACGGTCTTCTTGAGTAACCTCGTCTTGTTTCTTCGAAGTGTCCTCTTCGTGAGCTGGATAACGCGCCTCGAATTCTGCGACCTCCCGGGCAACTGTggcttccgcttcttcaacctgtTCACGTATGATCGCTTCATCTCCGGACCGAAGCTGCCATGGCTTATAGTACTGTAGAGACACTGTTAGCTGAATCCAGGGTTGTAGGCAAGACAGGTAGACATACTAATACAGGCTCAGTTCTTGTCTTCAGAAAATGGGACATTGCCAGTAGATTCGAGTGTCGCGTGCGCATCTGTAAATGATCATCCGCTTGTCAGCCCTGAACTAAAGAGCAGATGAATATCCCAATCCAAGGGAACCTACCGATTCCTCTTCATAGAGtctctgctccttcttccgGATAGCGATCCGTTCCTcccgtctcttcttcttcaactcgCCATACTCTTCATCCTGTAGCTTAAGCTTATCCTGTTGTCTCCGCTCAATATCCGCACGCCGCTTCTGAGCCGCCGAAGTCGAGCTCTGCGAAAGCGTCCCCAGTAAAGCACCGAATAGACGTTGTCCACGCTTGCGTTCCTCCTCACGTCCACCTCGGCCGGGTCTCCGTTCCGGCTTGCGTTCCGCTCCATCTGGGGAAGATTGTTTGCGCTCCGCAGGTGATCGGTCGCCCGTGTGATCTTGTTGTGAGCTAAGGCGACGGCGTTTGCTCTCCGAGTCGGCTTCTGCAACGGAATTCCTTCGCTTCAAACCAGCATCCGGGGATGGGGGGAGGTTGTCCTGTTCGGGCAGTACAACTGCCGATGCGAGTGTCCTACTCATGTACACTGTCAGCAGCTGTCTCGGAACTGTATAGATTTGACCGCTTACCCTTCAGCCATATCTGTCTGTTTCAAAGAAGTGAAACGCGCCCCAACACAAACACGCTAAAATAGGTGGGGAATAACAAGTGGATGGTATCGGCTATCGATTATACGGTAAGTATGAAATAGACGGTGTAGACAAACTGCGGTAAAGCCGACTACTCAGATCTGCAGAATCAATCCTATGAAAACTACTCGGTATCGCGATATGAACGGGCGGGCCTCCCGTGTCCTGTCTACGCACGGACCACATTCCTGATATGGAGAGTTCCGCATGGAaacttcttccctttccttcgtcttctccaacgCCTTCGGTCAGATTCATAACTTCCTCTGTCCTACAACGCTTGCTAGACCTTTACAAATCGTTGCAATTGAGGTTTTCTTCGCGAGCAATATTCCTCACTCAGAGTTTCTCCATTCGCTGTTAACCACTTGAGCTTTTACATTTGTCACGTCCTTTTAAGTCGCCATGTCTCGCCATCACCCCGATCTCGTTATGTGCCGCAAGCAGCCGGGAATCTCTATCGGTCGACTGTGCGACAAGTGCGACGGTAAATGCCCCGTGTGCGATTCCTACGTGCGCCCCACGACTCTCGTTCGGATCTGCGATGAGTGCTCTTTCGGCAACTACCAGAACAAGTGTATCGTTTGCGGTGGCGAGGGAATCAGTGATGCTTTCTACTGCTTTGAATGTACGCGATTAGAGAAGGATCGAGACGGTTGTCCGAAGATTATAAACCTGGGAAGTTCGAGGACGGACTTATTttaccaaaagaaaagtttTCGAAATCATTGACCCCGCGCGATGGTTACTTTCACCGCTTGTTGGTAGTGTCCGGTTCGAGTCTATGGTGGAATCGACTATTCCGTGTTCTACGGTCCTGCCCCTTGCTAGAGCGATACGCCAAGGATTCCGCTGTGTCGGGCAACTCCAAAAGATAACTTAattacagaagaagagagatgatggagaaatAGCAATCTAGGGGGCTGGAAGATAGCCCCGCTCTACCTGCCGGGTCTTCTCGGTCTTGCGAATCCACGGTTGAGTCCGTCGTTTTGTGGCGGGCTCACTTCCTCCTGCAGCCTGTCGCCTGTGATCTCGTCTGGCGAAGATGCTTCGATCTGCACATTCATCGTTAAACTTGCCTCAATCAAACATCTACTCACGACA
Proteins encoded in this window:
- a CDS encoding uncharacterized protein (uncharacterized conserved protein): MESKREFDLILLGPTGYTGRLCAEHIVKNFPTGLKWALAGRSLQKVGDVAKELKNLNPDRVEPANIVDLLLEILAVQLNREELHSLAQKCRVLLNCVGPYHLYSTPVVEACASNGTHYLDVQALDAMANLCSTGETPWIKSIIEKYHETAKSNGAIIIPSVGVESAPADMLSWALVKRIREELSCDTKEVTCAIDELKSSGASGGTLATIMTMFDTLSLFDILKAADPFALAASSPPKSIPSEPLAEKVLGVRSVRDMGTLTTAPTAIADITIVHRSSTLMPEFYGRRFHFRQFLRVRNVLIGVALHFAFVTGLLLLLLPPVRWLLKKYIYAPGSGPRMEDSVNDRLVYRAVATADQDTPHPKRALGKLKYDGTMYVFTGLLLAEAAMTILENEEKVKKVSRCGLVTPATLGQEFIDRLEKVGCQIETEVFNY
- a CDS encoding PHF5 family protein (uncharacterized conserved protein, contains CXXC motifs) gives rise to the protein MSRHHPDLVMCRKQPGISIGRLCDKCDGKCPVCDSYVRPTTLVRICDECSFGNYQNKCIVCGGEGISDAFYCFECTRLEKDRDGCPKIINLGSSRTDLFYQKKSFRNH
- a CDS encoding uncharacterized protein (predicted protein); translation: MSRTLASAVVLPEQDNLPPSPDAGLKRRNSVAEADSESKRRRLSSQQDHTGDRSPAERKQSSPDGAERKPERRPGRGGREEERKRGQRLFGALLGTLSQSSTSAAQKRRADIERRQQDKLKLQDEEYGELKKKRREERIAIRKKEQRLYEEESG
- a CDS encoding alpha/beta fold hydrolase (soluble epoxide hydrolase); its protein translation is MIVDKIHVTGDLRVERRFAAINGKTYGYLYSAPDTGLHGFPDLSMGWRYQIPMLTDMGLRVIAPDCLGYGRTDAPEDPHHYSHKSCANDIKELAFQLGIPKIIVAGHDWGAALAYRVALWHPELVTHIITVCVPYAAPTRRYFPLKDMVEKITPHFYYQLQFISGELNKYVETKEDIKRFLSAMYGGRTPENEMAFDAELGILPDKLARVLPSELLSEEELEYYAEEFSRNGFHGPFNWYRTREINYKEEVAILNKRITAPVLFIQALRDTALPAHLGRGMTKTIPHMTFKQINTSHWALWEKPEEVNEIIAWWLDEVVFRDPRMFKL
- a CDS encoding uncharacterized protein (predicted protein), yielding MSHFLKTRTEPVLYYKPWQLRSGDEAIIREQVEEAEATVAREVAEFEARYPAHEEDTSKKQDEVTQEDRDQAPEPEAEFKENKDTTHETGAVGAETNHNRDSEAAPSDATAINNNNIPINNDHADVHRGAEDDGGEVVEDKEDTVIY